From the genome of Schaalia odontolytica:
TGCCGAAGCCGATCAGATAGAGGACGACCAGGAAGGGGACGCCTCGGAAAATATCCGTGTACGCGGCCGCCAGGAAGCGGATCGGGAAGAACACGGGACCGGCCAGCGTGCGCGCGGCCGCGAGCAGAGTCGCGAAGACGGCGACGCCCAGCACCGAGATCAGCAGGATCCGGATGTTGAGCCACAGGCCGGACAGGACCTGGGGGAAGGCCTCGACGAAGTACTTGCCGTTGAAGAAGGTGTTGCGGGTGGCCTCCCACCCGTCGGAGTTGACGACCACGGCGATGAGGACTCCCGCGACCACGATCGTGGAAGCCAGGGAGATGAGAATCGACCGGACCGTCTGCTTGCGTCGATAAGCGCGGCGGCCACGCTCCACCGCCGAAACGGTGAGCGTGGCCGCCGCGTTACTTGAGTAGTCACTCATGAGTGTGGGGCCTCACTTGAGGGTGGGCACGTTCTGTGCCTCGTTCAGCCACTTTTCCTGCAGCTCGGCGAGCTTGCCGGATGAGGCCAGGCGATCGACAGCGGCGGAGACCGTGGGGGTGAGCTTGGAGCCCTTGGGCAGGACGATGCCGTACTCCTCGCCGCCCGTCGTGTCGTCGAACTGGCCGATGATGACGCCGTCATCGATCTGCGCGGAGACCATGTAGAACGCGGTCGGCAGGTCGACGATGATCGCGTCCACGCGGCCCGTCTGCAGGGCCAGGACCGTGTCGTCGGAGGAGTTGAACATCTGCAGCTTCTGGCTGAGGCCGGACTCCAGGTGATCGGAGGCGAACTGCTGAGAGGTGGTGCCCGCCTGGACGCCGATGAGCACGTCCTTGAGGTCAGCGATGGACTTCGCGTCGGCGGCCGGGGTGCCGGCCTTCGTGATGATTGCCGAGGTGGTCGTGTAGTACGGGGACGTGAAGTCGACGGCGTTCTTACGCTCGTCGGTGATGGAGAACTGCTGAATGTTCAGGTCCCAGTCTTTGGCGCCGGGCGTGATCGACGCGTCGAAGGTGGCGCGCACCCACTGGACGTTGTCGGCGGTGTAGCCGAGTTCCTCGGCCAGGGCGTAGATGACGGCGGACTCGTAGCCTTCGCCCGAGGCCGGGTCGTTGTCCAGGATCCACGGCGAGTAAGCGGGATCGGAGGTGGCGACGGTGAGCTTGCCTTCCGTCACGGTCGGCAGCGCGCCGGGGCCGTAGGTCTGCTCGGCGTCGGCGGAAGAAGAAGAGCTCGTGCCGCCCGTGCAGGCGGCCAGGCCGAGGGCCGCGATGGCGGCAACGGCAGCGAGGGAACGGACAGAGCGGCGCATGGGGCCTCCCGGTGACGTGGGGGATTCCGCCTTGTGGGCGGGTCTGACTCGATGAGAGTATCGGTGCGCCGAAAAATGCGCTGGCGTCATTTCGCTGCACGAAACAATGGAACGAGGTCTGGGCTGGGGAAACGTTGGAATCGTTGGGGTTTCGTGGGGTTGGGGGATGGGACACAGTGCCGCGTGGGTATGCGAAAGGGCCGGGCCGCGCCGGCCCGGCCCTCCCGTCAGATCACTTCTGGAACTTGTCCTTCAGATCGGAGACGACCTCGGTCGCCTTGTCCTTGGCAGCCTCGACGGCCTTCTCGACGTTCTCCTCGCCGAAGGTTTCCTTAGCCTTCTCGAGACCCTCTTCAGCCTGCTTCTTCAGATCTTCCAGACCCATGTTTCCTCCTTGGAACGAGCCGCCCATATGAGTCGAGCGGATGGTCTCACCCTATGCCCGAACCGGGGTGCTCGCGCGTTCAAGGCCTCCCGTGGCATGATCGTTCCCTGCGCGTCCGCGCCGTGGGACATTGTGCCATCGCGATCAGACGCCTTCGGCGAGCTTCCAGTCGTCGAAGGTGAACTCGGGGGAGACGACGCAGGTGGCCAGCGCGTAGTCGCCGCGGGCAAAGGTGCGCTGCCAGGTGCCGGCGGGCACGAGGACCTGCACGGGGTTGCTCGCATCGGAGGCCTCGGCGCCCGCCGGAGAGCCCAGCGTGACGATGCGCGGGTTGGCCTCGGGCGCGTTGCCGCTGCCTCCCAGGTGCACCTCGAGGGCGCCGGGCCCCGACCAGATCCACAGTTCGTCGGAGTGGACGAGGTGCCAGCGGGCCTCCTCGTCGCGGTTGAGGAGGAAGATGATCGCGGAGGCGCTGTGGCGGC
Proteins encoded in this window:
- a CDS encoding ABC transporter substrate-binding protein: MRRSVRSLAAVAAIAALGLAACTGGTSSSSSADAEQTYGPGALPTVTEGKLTVATSDPAYSPWILDNDPASGEGYESAVIYALAEELGYTADNVQWVRATFDASITPGAKDWDLNIQQFSITDERKNAVDFTSPYYTTTSAIITKAGTPAADAKSIADLKDVLIGVQAGTTSQQFASDHLESGLSQKLQMFNSSDDTVLALQTGRVDAIIVDLPTAFYMVSAQIDDGVIIGQFDDTTGGEEYGIVLPKGSKLTPTVSAAVDRLASSGKLAELQEKWLNEAQNVPTLK
- a CDS encoding cupin domain-containing protein, whose amino-acid sequence is MTDVSPLIDAMGLAPHPEGGHYRRTWTAPAQVDTPRGSRHSASAIIFLLNRDEEARWHLVHSDELWIWSGPGALEVHLGGSGNAPEANPRIVTLGSPAGAEASDASNPVQVLVPAGTWQRTFARGDYALATCVVSPEFTFDDWKLAEGV